In a single window of the Colius striatus isolate bColStr4 chromosome 21, bColStr4.1.hap1, whole genome shotgun sequence genome:
- the H6PD gene encoding GDH/6PGL endoplasmic bifunctional protein, giving the protein MLGRVLCTVLFMGALPSLAEVSQGHISVVLLGATGDLAKKYLWQGLFQLYMDQVSSGHSFTFHGAALTALEPGQRLMFDVLKKLACPPDEPPNRCAVLKDQFLKLSQYHQLKTAENYTVLNREIETLLRQEGLKEAGRIFYFSVPPFAYTEIARHINSSCRPPPGAWLRVVLEKPFGHDLASAQQLAAELSSFFREEEMYRVDHYLGKQAVAHILPFRDQNRQFLDPIWNRHHVERVEIVLKETVDAKGRTSFYEQYGVIRDVLQNHLTEALMFLTMELPANVSSTEEVLQCKLQAFQSLQGLEKNSAVLGQYQAYASQVQEELQKAQDYVSTTPTFAGVLIHSDNLRWEGIPFLLTSGKALDERVGYVRVLFKNRAYCTQSETLRDAGHSQCRAKQIIFYIGHGTLNTPAVLVSRNLFRPVMPEDRWREAVSQPDLHIFGQPLSDYYVYSPVKEREAYSVLISNIYHGRKDFFITTENLLASWRFWTPLLDSISHQPLRLYPGGVENQHLLDFEMVGGEVAFTLAEPVELLNPNRLMPSDYRTIQSKFRQSPLVSAWSEELISQLASDIEKTASRAVAHSGQFHLALSGGSSPVVLFQRLARHHYAFPWKHTHIWLVDERCVPLTDTESNFFSLHNHLLQSVRVPYFNVHPMPVHLNQRLCVEEDRGTELYAKEIVALVANASFDLVLLGMGTDGHTASLFPRSEHGLEGAQSVVLTESPVKPHQRMSLSLSLINRAKQVFVLVLGKGKHDITTLLSRVGHEPRKWPISGVSPSSGQMVWYVDYEALLG; this is encoded by the exons ATGCTGGGAAGAGTCCTGTGTACAGTGTTGTTCATGGGAGCTTTGCCATCGCTGGCTGAAGTGTCCCAGGGCCACATCTCCGTGGTCTTGCTGGGGGCAACAGGTGATCTGGCCAAGAAGTATTTGTGGCAGGGTCTATTCCAACTCTACATGGACCAAGTGAGCAGTGGCCACAGCTTCACTTTCCACGGGGCTGCACTGACGGCTTTGGAACCGGGGCAGAGGCTGATGTTTGATGTGCTGAAGAAGCTGGCCTGTCCCCCAGATGAACCTCCCAACAGGTGTGCTGTGCTCAAGGACCAATTCCTGAAGCTGAGCCAATACCACCAGCTGAAGACTGCCGAAAACTACACCGTGCTGAACAGAGAGATTGAGACGCTGCTTCGCCAGGAGGGGCTAAAGGAGGCTGGAAGGATTTTCTACTTCTCAGTACCACCATTTGCCTACACAGAGATTGCTCGCCAcatcaacagcagctgcagaccGCCTCCGGGAGCATGGCTGCGTGTGGTGCTGGAGAAGCCTTTTGGCCATGACCTGGCATCAGCCCAGCAGCTGGCTGCAGAGCTCTCTAGCTTCTTCAGGGAAGAGGAGATGTACCGGGTGGATCACTACCTCGGCAAACAG GCTGTTGCACATATTCTGCCTTTTCGAGATCAGAACCGACAGTTTCTGGATCCAATTTGGAACCGACATCATGTGGAAAGAGTGGAGATTGTCTTGAAAGAGACTGTGGATGCTAAAG GCCGCACCAGCTTCTACGAGCAGTACGGAGTCATCCGGGATGTGCTGCAGAACCACCTGACGGAGGCCTTGATGTTCCTGACCATGGAGCTGCCAGCCAACGTGAGCAGTACTGAAGAGGTCTTGCAGTGCAAGCTGCAAGCCTTCCAGTCCTTGCAGGGCCTGGAGAAAAACAGTGCAGTGCTGGGGCAGTATCAGGCATATGCCAGCCAAGTacaggaggagctgcagaaggCACAAGACTACGTCAGCACAACACCAACCTTTGCAG GTGTGCTGATTCACAGTGACAATCTGCGTTGGGAAGGgatccctttcctcctcacttctGGGAAAGCTCTGGATGAACGGGTAGGGTATGTCCGTGTTCTCTTCAAGAACCGGGCCTACTGCACTCAGAGCGAGACTCTGAGGGATGCAGGGCACAGCCAGTGTAGAGCCAAGCAGATCATCTTCTACATTGGGCACGGCACACTCAACACTCCCGCGGTGCTGGTGAGCAGGAACCTCTTCAGGCCTGTCATGCCAGAAGATAGGTGGAGAGAAGCAGTGAGTCAGCCAGACTTGCACATTTTTGGACAGCCATTGTCTGATTACTATGTGTACAGCCctgtgaaagagagagaggCGTATTCTGTCCTCATCTCCAACATCTACCATGGCAGGAAGGACTTCTTCATTACTACGGAGAACCTGCTGGCCTCCTGGAGGTTCTGGACACCGCTGCTGGATAGCATTTCCCACCAGCCCCTGCGCCTCTACCCTGGGGGTGTGGAGAACCAGCACCTCCTGGACTTTGAAATGGTGGGAGGGGAAGTGGCATTCACACTGGCAGAGCCAGTGGAACTGCTGAACCCCAACAGGCTGATGCCAAGTGACTACAGGACAATCCAGTCCAAATTTCGGCAAAGTCCTCTGGTCTCAGCATGGTCTGAGGAACTGATTTCCCAGCTGGCTTCTGACATTGAGAAGACAGcaagcagggctgtggcacacTCTGGGCAGTTCCACCTGGCCCTCTCAGGTGGCTCAAGCCCAGTGGTCCTGTTCCAGCGGCTGGCAAGACACCATTATGCCTTCCCATGGAAGCACACCCACATCTGGCTGGTAGATGAACGCTGTGTCCCTCTCACCGACACCGAGTCCAACTTCTTCAGCTTACACAACCATCTCCTCCAGAGTGTCAGGGTGCCCTACTTCAATGTTCACCCCATGCCTGTGCACCTGAACCAGCGGCTCTGTGTGGAGGAGGACAGAGGCACAGAGCTGTATGCCAAGGAGATCGTGGCCTTGGTGGCCAATGCCAGCTTTgacctggtgctgctggggatgggcaCTGATGGGCACACCGCCTCGCTCTTCCCCCGATCTGAACATGGCTTGGAAGGGGCTCAGAGCGTGGTGCTGACTGAAAGCCCTGTCAAACCTCACCAAAGGATGAGCCTTAGCCTATCCCTCATCAACAGAGCCAAGCAGGtgtttgtcctggttttgggGAAGGGTAAGCATGACATCACCACCCTGCTCAGCAGAGTGGGCCATGAGCCAAGGAAATGGCCTATCTCAGGTGTCAGCCCCAGTTCTGGACAGATGGTGTGGTATGTGGATTATGAAGCTCTGCTTGGGTGA